A portion of the Bdellovibrio bacteriovorus genome contains these proteins:
- a CDS encoding adenylate/guanylate cyclase domain-containing protein, with the protein MSSRTRRFFIALVGSLLGLFATEKVGFLQQWDIALSAESFWWSLPLSLFAGYVNFSLFSKFPLRKAIERSLLSWFSCMLTVFGLHQLGLALPLAALSNSFLWSAVGLIFFEAVVEKNQREYLLNAFKHYVSPQLVESIAAHPQKLGLQGEKREISILFSDLEGFTGIAEKTDPDQLVQFMNEYFTGVSEIIFRYGGTIDKFIGDAVMAFWNAPIETRDHAKLCAECAAEMAEFSKTFLQKKSVTMPLLAGGTRTRVGVNTGVAIVGNIGSKDRFSYTVMGDEINLASRLEGLNQYYRTDCMISGSTRSLIQQPIKDSRDPEKIKDFRLIDRVKVKGREKVTELYTVYEVRSDMPGDFFEIYKRAFELYRTGSFQAAAEGFDQALRLSPEDGPCQVLRDRCVAFNRKPPQSWDGVFEFESK; encoded by the coding sequence ATGAGCAGCCGTACAAGAAGGTTTTTTATCGCCCTGGTTGGTTCGCTGCTGGGGCTTTTTGCGACTGAAAAGGTCGGATTTTTACAGCAATGGGATATCGCTTTATCGGCGGAATCTTTTTGGTGGTCTTTGCCCCTTTCCTTGTTCGCGGGATATGTTAACTTTTCTCTTTTTTCTAAATTTCCATTAAGAAAAGCCATTGAAAGAAGTTTGCTAAGCTGGTTTTCTTGCATGCTGACTGTTTTCGGTTTGCATCAGCTCGGTTTGGCTTTGCCCTTAGCGGCTTTGTCGAATTCATTTCTGTGGAGTGCTGTGGGCTTGATCTTTTTTGAGGCCGTGGTTGAAAAAAACCAGAGAGAATATTTGCTAAACGCCTTTAAGCACTACGTATCACCTCAACTCGTAGAATCTATTGCCGCTCATCCGCAAAAGCTGGGCTTGCAAGGAGAGAAGCGGGAAATATCTATTTTGTTTTCGGATCTTGAAGGTTTTACGGGCATTGCAGAAAAGACGGATCCAGATCAATTAGTGCAGTTTATGAATGAATACTTCACCGGCGTGAGCGAAATTATCTTCCGCTACGGGGGCACGATTGATAAATTTATCGGCGATGCGGTGATGGCATTTTGGAATGCCCCTATCGAAACTCGAGATCACGCCAAACTTTGTGCGGAGTGTGCGGCAGAAATGGCGGAGTTTTCAAAAACATTTTTACAAAAAAAATCAGTGACCATGCCGCTTTTGGCTGGGGGGACCCGCACGCGCGTAGGGGTAAATACCGGGGTCGCTATTGTGGGAAATATTGGATCTAAAGATCGGTTTTCCTACACGGTCATGGGTGATGAAATCAATTTAGCATCACGCCTAGAGGGACTAAATCAGTATTATAGGACGGATTGCATGATCTCTGGCTCGACAAGGTCGCTGATTCAGCAGCCCATCAAGGATTCCCGCGACCCCGAAAAAATCAAAGATTTTCGTTTGATTGATCGGGTGAAGGTCAAAGGCCGAGAAAAAGTCACCGAGCTTTATACGGTGTATGAGGTCCGGAGTGATATGCCGGGCGACTTCTTTGAGATCTATAAAAGGGCGTTTGAATTGTATCGCACGGGAAGCTTCCAAGCCGCTGCGGAAGGGTTTGACCAGGCATTAAGGTTAAGCCCCGAGGACGGTCCTTGTCAGGTTCTTAGGGATCGTTGTGTCGCGTTTAATAGAAAGCCGCCGCAAAGCTGGGACGGTGTTTTTGAATTCGAAAGCAAATAA
- a CDS encoding ankyrin repeat domain-containing protein — translation MMINAIWLEANWKKGLWITNFAMAALVWGLAWVDIYQVQMPGVMTLLHLIQFVVLGASAFALFKENVVSQRIMDMAMNHKAVIALKRNDFEGFKKAVLADKAIIKTLFSNGNSLLGAAAYHGNSKMVQFLMEQGADVMALTTTGNSPLAEAAFSASNLTYELIRKKLTDAQVSQIAHSMGISELFFAAYEGKTEKVKQLATRANVNQAILNGVTPLHLAVLGTRNSEIIELLVNLGANPNAICHLAIRNEGADVVEAQGFSPSMLAVLFKDADLALFFYSRNHDLRANDREKDHVMLACELGVVKYVDALMDDYDWTRKDRHNKTALDYAKQVGNQSLVNKINQYLSSQSSGSAKNSSAKPKVSASLNSSKTMNITNDQIETQIAMSLEGLVGFDNFIQNLSHEIGDFLRKQPGESKGVVVWGDASVGKTEFAQRLAGLKQDFNIPGLNLDGVEVKYIACCDGQIDIAKEANEAQAKSIIILDEIDKFFNPKSGIVDESQAKKLRTSIVTNFQNKPIFWIFAGTFHDLRGKNRLNEKELSQVLGTELTSRLDFADWQLPSWSLESLLTAGQHFLNRDQAVVKYDDEGMLILVQQALDSGGGVRMLQKYHDYFKRQASKKGEMVSVTSNEAKDYLKMLT, via the coding sequence ATGATGATTAATGCGATTTGGTTAGAAGCAAATTGGAAAAAGGGACTTTGGATTACAAACTTTGCAATGGCGGCCCTGGTATGGGGATTAGCTTGGGTGGATATTTATCAAGTGCAAATGCCTGGCGTGATGACGCTTTTGCATCTGATTCAGTTTGTGGTTCTGGGTGCTTCTGCTTTTGCCTTGTTTAAAGAAAACGTTGTTTCTCAACGAATAATGGATATGGCCATGAACCATAAGGCAGTCATTGCCCTAAAAAGGAACGATTTCGAAGGATTTAAAAAAGCGGTTTTGGCCGACAAGGCGATCATAAAAACTCTTTTTTCGAATGGCAATTCCTTGTTAGGCGCGGCGGCTTATCATGGCAACTCAAAGATGGTGCAGTTTTTAATGGAACAGGGTGCTGATGTCATGGCGCTTACGACCACGGGAAATTCTCCGCTGGCAGAAGCAGCTTTTTCAGCTTCCAACCTGACGTATGAGTTGATCAGAAAAAAATTAACTGACGCCCAAGTCAGTCAGATTGCTCACTCTATGGGTATTTCAGAGCTATTTTTTGCGGCTTATGAAGGAAAAACAGAAAAAGTGAAACAGCTGGCGACCAGAGCCAATGTGAATCAGGCCATCTTAAATGGTGTGACTCCGTTGCATTTGGCCGTTTTAGGAACTCGCAACTCTGAAATTATCGAATTGTTAGTAAACTTAGGCGCAAATCCGAACGCAATTTGCCATCTCGCTATTCGCAATGAAGGCGCGGACGTGGTTGAGGCCCAAGGTTTTTCTCCGTCAATGCTTGCAGTTCTTTTCAAAGATGCGGATTTGGCGCTGTTCTTTTATTCACGCAACCATGATTTAAGAGCCAACGACCGCGAAAAAGACCATGTCATGCTAGCTTGTGAGTTGGGTGTGGTTAAATACGTTGATGCTTTAATGGATGACTATGATTGGACTAGGAAAGATCGCCACAATAAGACGGCTTTAGATTATGCAAAGCAAGTCGGAAACCAAAGCTTGGTAAATAAGATCAATCAATATTTATCGTCGCAGTCTTCGGGTTCAGCAAAAAACTCTTCGGCAAAACCGAAGGTCAGTGCGAGCCTCAATTCTTCTAAAACGATGAATATCACGAATGATCAAATCGAAACCCAGATCGCGATGAGCCTGGAAGGTCTGGTTGGCTTTGATAACTTTATTCAGAACCTGTCGCATGAAATTGGCGATTTCTTAAGAAAACAACCAGGTGAAAGTAAAGGGGTTGTCGTGTGGGGCGATGCTTCGGTCGGTAAGACTGAATTTGCCCAACGCCTAGCGGGTTTAAAACAAGACTTCAATATTCCTGGTTTAAACTTGGATGGAGTGGAAGTGAAATACATCGCTTGTTGTGATGGTCAAATCGACATCGCTAAAGAAGCTAATGAAGCACAAGCAAAAAGTATTATTATCTTGGATGAAATCGATAAGTTTTTTAATCCCAAGTCTGGAATTGTCGATGAATCACAAGCGAAAAAACTACGTACATCGATTGTTACTAACTTTCAAAATAAACCTATCTTTTGGATCTTTGCGGGAACTTTCCATGATCTTCGCGGAAAAAACCGTCTGAATGAAAAAGAGCTTTCACAAGTTCTCGGAACAGAACTGACATCACGTTTAGATTTCGCTGACTGGCAGCTGCCAAGCTGGAGTTTGGAATCTTTATTAACGGCGGGACAACATTTCCTAAACCGCGATCAAGCCGTTGTTAAATATGACGACGAAGGCATGCTGATCTTAGTACAGCAAGCTCTTGATTCAGGTGGAGGAGTGCGCATGCTGCAAAAATATCATGATTACTTCAAACGTCAGGCCTCTAAAAAAGGCGAGATGGTCAGTGTTACAAGCAATGAAGCCAAAGATTATTTGAAGATGTTGACGTAG
- a CDS encoding AAA family ATPase has protein sequence MVFDESRIKKIAALASASKQDQKKTWTATAIFERLDQAIIGNERYKKVLASCLSSYLSEAKQRNHLLVFGPSGTGKTYLLEQTLPDFGLPYVVIDSSSLVPSGYEGNTLTKSLTEFYSTNMGASDRAIIVMDEFDKISEKANGGDTHKSHSIQGELLTNVQGKKEGAIDTRNSLWIFLGAFAYSDEMKQIPPKMVKNDLLKYGFKNELLGRITRDTSTDIPSVEDVVKRVVKHPSLITFMDEMKLEGFDPVDFEDEAILFLSQAAQDPRYGMRIIPSLLGMIKDEAIFSKDIEKGAFIVTADLVKKIKEDNM, from the coding sequence GTGGTTTTTGACGAAAGCCGAATCAAAAAGATCGCTGCCCTTGCCAGCGCATCTAAGCAAGATCAGAAGAAAACGTGGACTGCGACAGCAATTTTTGAAAGGCTGGATCAAGCAATCATTGGCAATGAGCGATACAAAAAAGTATTAGCAAGTTGTCTTTCTAGTTACCTCAGCGAAGCCAAGCAAAGAAATCATCTATTGGTATTTGGTCCTTCGGGCACGGGTAAAACATATCTTTTAGAACAAACCTTGCCTGACTTCGGGCTTCCTTATGTAGTCATTGATTCTAGTTCGCTTGTGCCTTCAGGTTATGAGGGCAATACGCTTACTAAATCACTTACAGAATTCTATTCCACCAATATGGGCGCCTCTGATCGGGCGATCATCGTGATGGATGAATTTGATAAGATTTCTGAAAAAGCTAATGGCGGTGACACCCATAAAAGTCATTCCATCCAAGGCGAGCTTCTGACAAACGTACAAGGAAAAAAGGAGGGAGCGATTGATACCCGTAATTCCCTTTGGATATTCCTTGGGGCTTTCGCTTATTCGGATGAAATGAAACAGATTCCTCCAAAGATGGTAAAAAACGACCTTCTTAAATATGGTTTTAAAAACGAACTTTTAGGACGTATCACCCGCGATACAAGTACCGACATTCCTTCAGTGGAAGATGTTGTCAAACGGGTGGTCAAGCATCCATCACTGATTACCTTCATGGACGAAATGAAATTAGAAGGATTTGATCCAGTGGATTTCGAAGACGAAGCGATCCTTTTTTTATCACAAGCCGCGCAGGATCCCCGCTATGGCATGCGCATCATTCCGAGTCTACTAGGAATGATCAAAGATGAAGCGATTTTCAGTAAGGATATTGAAAAAGGGGCTTTCATCGTAACGGCGGATTTAGTTAAAAAAATTAAAGAAGACAACATGTAG
- a CDS encoding RDD family protein, with amino-acid sequence MSHPVELASKTQRSFARLVGFVTDNPWVNVMILISGIASMRHQPFQGFIFAAMGAGLVYGYYHFGKMGTSISKALFGLQVVSAETGKPVGLGKMFFRDFVVVSMAWMYVAYFGLLLMAIFQPSTARNRTEERIEDAQRAVATAAAVGSATAIFKSGALFKHDNWFKTTVVKKPLSAIKTEFLEDSSAPSKLEGMSRAS; translated from the coding sequence GTGTCCCACCCCGTAGAGTTAGCTTCGAAAACACAAAGATCTTTTGCACGTTTGGTCGGTTTTGTTACCGACAACCCTTGGGTGAATGTTATGATTCTAATCTCTGGAATCGCAAGCATGCGCCATCAACCCTTCCAAGGTTTTATCTTTGCGGCGATGGGGGCGGGCTTGGTATATGGTTATTATCACTTCGGGAAAATGGGAACATCCATTTCAAAAGCATTGTTTGGGTTGCAAGTAGTAAGCGCCGAAACGGGAAAACCCGTTGGTCTTGGTAAGATGTTCTTCCGCGACTTTGTGGTGGTTTCAATGGCCTGGATGTACGTAGCTTATTTTGGTCTTTTATTGATGGCGATCTTTCAACCCTCGACCGCACGCAACCGTACCGAGGAAAGAATTGAAGACGCGCAAAGAGCAGTAGCAACGGCGGCGGCAGTCGGAAGTGCAACCGCCATTTTCAAAAGTGGAGCGTTGTTTAAGCATGACAACTGGTTCAAAACTACCGTGGTTAAGAAACCTTTATCGGCCATAAAAACTGAATTTCTTGAAGATTCATCTGCGCCTTCAAAACTTGAAGGCATGTCGCGCGCATCTTAA
- a CDS encoding methyl-accepting chemotaxis protein, which produces MTSFAERIQSAGESLASASGQLSAASQSLASGATESAASLEETVASLEELSSMVKLNSENAHKASTLSKDSLENSRKGAESAKKLTASMNALKDSSKKMEEVIQVIDDIAFQTNLLALNASVEAARAGEMGKGFAVVAEAVRTLAQRSADSAKDISVMIKESVERINEGGQIAHESGKIIEGFLAAASAVDEINSNISQASQEQSQGISQINQAMNNVDQSSQLNAQVAQEVAHNSDKMAQLSGGMQDLVSELNQLLTGKAKS; this is translated from the coding sequence ATGACGAGCTTCGCCGAAAGAATTCAAAGTGCCGGGGAGTCTTTGGCCAGTGCAAGCGGGCAGTTAAGTGCCGCAAGTCAAAGTCTGGCTTCTGGGGCGACGGAATCCGCAGCCTCACTTGAAGAGACTGTCGCTTCTTTAGAAGAACTTTCTAGCATGGTGAAATTGAATTCAGAAAATGCACACAAAGCCTCGACGCTTTCAAAAGACAGTTTGGAAAACTCGCGCAAAGGGGCTGAGTCTGCTAAAAAACTCACAGCTTCGATGAATGCCTTAAAGGATTCTTCAAAAAAAATGGAAGAAGTTATCCAAGTCATCGACGACATTGCTTTTCAGACAAATCTTTTAGCGCTTAATGCTTCGGTCGAAGCAGCGCGTGCCGGAGAAATGGGAAAAGGTTTTGCCGTCGTTGCTGAAGCTGTCAGAACTTTAGCGCAACGAAGTGCTGATTCAGCCAAAGACATTTCGGTCATGATCAAGGAAAGCGTCGAACGCATTAATGAAGGCGGTCAGATTGCGCATGAAAGCGGAAAAATCATCGAAGGTTTCTTAGCGGCCGCTAGCGCCGTGGATGAAATCAACTCGAATATCTCTCAAGCCAGCCAAGAACAGTCCCAAGGAATTTCGCAGATCAATCAGGCTATGAATAATGTGGACCAGTCGTCACAATTGAATGCCCAAGTGGCGCAAGAGGTCGCTCATAACAGCGATAAAATGGCCCAGCTTTCTGGCGGCATGCAGGATCTGGTTTCTGAGTTGAACCAGCTCTTGACCGGGAAGGCAAAATCCTAA
- a CDS encoding methyl-accepting chemotaxis protein, with the protein MNVRLSLKAKLIALCLFINSVAVIVGLISFLGLKDVAQSYEQVANVALPNLASADQMYLSYRKVRIELRTLGLPGLSKEQADKSVAGVREAIEEYEVANEKYASLPFAPGEEELYKKVDEAWHAFKNTGGVALKLYASGTQEDRAKLMEIFLVECPAKAEVYGKQMDALQKFIHHNSETWVGEARSETDTTNKIILWVIILGSIGGLACGSWFAVKLSKSIANITKTLADGADQVNQASTQIATSAQILSQSSTQQASSLEETVATMEELTAMVKLNTDNARQAASLSAQTRDVATAGEQKIQTLIKSIEAISEDSKKIADITSVIDDIAFQTNLLALNASVEAARAGEQGKGFAVVAEAVRNLAQRSAESAKSISALISSSVERIEKGARQASESGEVLAEIVHSAKKVSDLNGEISTASAEQSNGIVQIGKAMNQLDQVTQENASASEESAAASEELSSQSANLKNTVHSLSVIIGVSEPVAETEAIPHVKSVSSAAPALKTFKPKNSAKSLASELIPFEDPGTRTVGTLKGF; encoded by the coding sequence ATGAACGTTCGTCTAAGTCTCAAAGCGAAGCTCATAGCACTCTGTTTATTTATAAACTCGGTCGCTGTCATAGTCGGTTTGATTTCCTTTCTCGGTTTAAAAGATGTAGCTCAAAGTTATGAGCAAGTGGCCAATGTCGCTCTTCCAAATCTAGCGAGTGCCGACCAAATGTATTTGTCTTATAGAAAAGTGCGGATTGAATTAAGAACTTTGGGTTTGCCGGGGCTTTCAAAAGAACAAGCTGATAAATCGGTCGCAGGTGTTCGAGAAGCCATCGAAGAATATGAAGTAGCCAACGAAAAGTATGCGAGCCTTCCTTTCGCTCCTGGTGAAGAAGAGCTTTATAAAAAAGTTGATGAAGCCTGGCACGCCTTCAAAAATACAGGGGGAGTGGCCTTGAAGCTTTATGCCTCGGGAACTCAGGAAGACCGCGCTAAGCTCATGGAAATCTTCTTGGTGGAGTGCCCGGCAAAAGCAGAAGTTTATGGTAAACAAATGGATGCTCTCCAAAAGTTCATTCACCATAATAGTGAAACTTGGGTGGGTGAAGCACGCTCAGAAACAGACACTACAAATAAAATCATCTTATGGGTCATAATTCTTGGCTCTATAGGGGGCCTTGCTTGTGGTTCTTGGTTTGCCGTGAAGCTTTCAAAATCTATCGCCAATATTACGAAAACTTTGGCTGACGGTGCGGATCAAGTAAACCAGGCATCAACGCAAATTGCTACCTCAGCGCAAATCCTTTCACAAAGCTCGACCCAGCAAGCTTCTTCATTAGAAGAGACTGTGGCCACAATGGAAGAGCTAACGGCCATGGTAAAACTAAATACTGATAATGCTCGCCAGGCTGCCAGTCTTTCAGCGCAAACTCGTGACGTAGCGACCGCCGGGGAACAAAAAATTCAAACTTTAATTAAATCAATCGAAGCGATTTCAGAAGACTCGAAAAAAATCGCCGACATTACTTCAGTCATTGATGACATTGCCTTTCAAACAAATCTCTTAGCACTCAATGCCTCAGTGGAAGCGGCTCGTGCTGGTGAGCAAGGAAAAGGATTTGCGGTTGTGGCCGAAGCGGTACGCAACTTGGCACAGCGAAGTGCCGAATCAGCAAAAAGTATTTCCGCATTAATCTCTAGCAGTGTGGAGCGCATCGAGAAAGGGGCTCGCCAGGCATCGGAAAGCGGAGAAGTTTTAGCAGAGATCGTTCATTCGGCAAAAAAAGTTTCGGATTTGAACGGAGAGATTTCGACAGCCAGTGCGGAACAATCTAACGGGATCGTGCAAATCGGTAAAGCGATGAACCAGCTTGATCAGGTGACTCAAGAAAACGCCTCGGCTTCAGAAGAATCAGCGGCGGCTTCAGAGGAGTTATCATCGCAATCGGCGAATCTTAAAAACACGGTCCATTCTTTAAGCGTTATTATCGGGGTGAGCGAGCCGGTTGCGGAAACTGAAGCGATCCCACACGTAAAATCAGTGTCTTCAGCAGCCCCAGCTCTGAAGACCTTTAAACCGAAGAATTCAGCGAAATCATTGGCTTCTGAGCTTATTCCCTTTGAAGACCCAGGGACCAGAACCGTTGGAACCCTCAAAGGCTTCTAA
- a CDS encoding response regulator transcription factor, whose product MHRFKILIVEDDPDLRDTMRLLLEDSYDVSCATDGLNGLKNALRNPPDLILMDLKMPNMDGFETCRLLRADSEFSDISIIVVSGFVSDQDRVRALQAGADDFISKPFETKELLHRIAKRLSEKNTSKSQEQLLRRGIFKYKSLRLDAVELKAFVNDEPVHFSQVEFGILKILVEGAETVIPREVFISSLWPGQEVSSRIMDAHLVSIRNKLKGQDLQISSVYGKGYILKSS is encoded by the coding sequence ATGCATAGATTCAAAATTCTCATCGTCGAAGATGATCCAGACTTAAGAGACACCATGCGGCTTCTTCTAGAAGATAGCTACGACGTGTCTTGTGCTACGGATGGGCTTAACGGATTAAAAAATGCCTTAAGAAATCCTCCAGACCTAATCCTGATGGATCTTAAGATGCCTAATATGGACGGATTTGAAACATGTCGTCTTTTACGTGCCGATTCCGAATTTTCTGACATTTCTATTATCGTAGTTTCGGGATTCGTTTCTGATCAGGATCGTGTTCGCGCCCTTCAAGCTGGGGCCGATGATTTTATTTCTAAACCTTTTGAAACCAAAGAACTGTTACATCGAATTGCAAAACGTTTAAGCGAAAAAAACACATCGAAGTCTCAGGAGCAATTACTTCGTCGAGGAATTTTTAAATACAAATCCCTGCGATTAGATGCTGTCGAATTAAAAGCTTTTGTAAATGATGAGCCCGTTCACTTTAGTCAGGTTGAGTTTGGCATTTTGAAAATCTTGGTGGAAGGGGCAGAAACGGTGATTCCTCGCGAGGTTTTCATTTCCTCGCTGTGGCCAGGCCAAGAGGTTTCAAGCCGGATTATGGATGCTCACCTTGTCTCAATTCGAAACAAGCTTAAGGGGCAAGATCTTCAGATTTCCTCAGTTTACGGCAAGGGATATATTCTCAAGTCATCGTAA
- a CDS encoding winged helix-turn-helix domain-containing protein translates to MNQLDRVFELGKLYADRGEFGLAVEQLTEASKTSFAEKNFSQYLKCINLLLRIYAEREQFEEINLTKEKLQDLVLNEGFELNSKTYYTLAVCASYKGQVEIAMDYCQKALAIALASDNKEDICHAIFGLAMCYSHPSVGRLADALKEIYNLEVFFQVYKMPDLQASCLFLNADILKQMKKYDEAIEVLWKAYDAIKVTRNVVMSNYLMGSMADAYFEIGDKDMARTYISLAQRSIDGENQRRLARMARALTEKIGGETQSNFDLIFDESNHSVVEKKLGRIDFKNQFILLDLLRLFVQNQGQIYSKEYLVENVWKQPYDPAIHDNKIYVTIKRLRKLIEPDYEKPKYIFRAKNGYYMNKAARVHFEH, encoded by the coding sequence ATGAATCAACTGGATCGAGTTTTTGAACTCGGCAAATTATACGCAGACCGAGGAGAATTCGGTCTCGCCGTCGAGCAACTGACGGAGGCGTCGAAGACGTCTTTTGCCGAAAAGAATTTCTCTCAGTACCTCAAGTGTATAAATCTCTTGCTGCGTATTTATGCAGAACGTGAACAATTTGAAGAAATAAATCTAACAAAAGAAAAACTTCAAGATCTTGTATTGAACGAAGGTTTCGAGCTGAACTCCAAAACTTACTACACGCTCGCAGTCTGTGCTTCATACAAGGGTCAAGTTGAGATCGCGATGGACTATTGCCAAAAAGCTTTGGCCATTGCTTTAGCTTCCGATAATAAAGAAGATATCTGTCACGCGATCTTCGGATTAGCGATGTGCTATTCTCATCCCTCGGTGGGCCGTTTGGCCGATGCTTTAAAGGAAATCTACAATTTAGAAGTGTTCTTCCAAGTTTATAAGATGCCGGATCTGCAAGCCTCTTGCCTATTCTTGAATGCGGATATTTTAAAACAAATGAAGAAATACGACGAAGCGATCGAAGTCTTGTGGAAAGCCTATGATGCCATAAAAGTGACTCGTAACGTGGTGATGTCAAATTATCTTATGGGTTCTATGGCCGATGCGTATTTTGAAATCGGCGATAAAGACATGGCTCGCACGTACATCAGCCTAGCTCAAAGATCGATTGATGGTGAAAACCAACGTCGTTTGGCTCGTATGGCGCGCGCCTTGACGGAAAAGATTGGTGGCGAGACCCAATCAAACTTTGACTTGATCTTTGATGAATCAAATCATTCAGTAGTAGAGAAAAAATTAGGCCGCATAGACTTTAAAAACCAATTTATTCTTTTGGATCTTTTGCGCTTGTTCGTTCAGAACCAAGGGCAGATTTACTCTAAGGAATATCTGGTCGAAAACGTTTGGAAGCAGCCTTATGATCCGGCTATTCATGACAACAAGATTTACGTGACAATCAAACGTTTGCGTAAGTTAATTGAACCGGATTACGAGAAACCGAAGTATATTTTTAGAGCCAAAAATGGCTATTACATGAATAAAGCTGCTCGAGTCCATTTCGAGCACTAG